The proteins below come from a single Chlamydia sp. BM-2023 genomic window:
- a CDS encoding ParA family protein translates to MKTLAFCSFKGGTGKTTLSLNIGSNLAQSSEKKVLLVDLDPQANLTTGLGVQVREKHSLNEILRSSNEIEQAIHKTKIKNLDIIPSSVLIEDFRGINKDSSLAINHLHLSLQNIQNQYDICILDTPPSLGMLTQEAFLASQYLVVCLTPEPFSILGLQKIKEFCSTIANDLEVLGIVFSFWDERNSTNSTYTDIIESIYEGKILSSKVRRDITVSRSLLKETSVINAYPNSRAAQDILNLTKEIENKLFLNQKLVQETL, encoded by the coding sequence GTGAAAACGCTAGCATTTTGTTCTTTCAAAGGTGGAACAGGGAAAACAACCTTGTCCCTAAATATAGGCAGTAATCTCGCTCAAAGCAGTGAAAAGAAGGTTTTGCTTGTGGATTTAGATCCACAAGCAAACCTAACCACAGGACTTGGGGTGCAGGTCAGAGAAAAACATAGCCTTAACGAAATTTTAAGAAGTTCGAATGAAATCGAGCAAGCTATTCATAAAACAAAAATCAAGAATCTTGATATTATCCCTTCATCTGTCTTGATAGAAGACTTTAGAGGGATAAATAAAGACTCTAGTCTTGCTATCAACCATTTACACTTGTCTTTACAGAACATTCAAAATCAATACGATATATGCATTCTTGACACGCCGCCTAGTCTAGGTATGCTCACTCAAGAAGCCTTTCTTGCAAGCCAGTATTTAGTAGTGTGTCTAACACCAGAGCCATTTTCTATACTTGGGTTACAAAAAATAAAAGAATTCTGTTCCACGATTGCAAATGATTTAGAGGTATTGGGAATAGTGTTTTCGTTTTGGGACGAAAGAAATTCAACAAATTCTACGTATACTGACATCATAGAATCAATATATGAAGGTAAAATTTTATCCAGCAAAGTACGTCGAGACATTACTGTAAGTAGATCTTTGTTAAAAGAAACATCTGTAATAAATGCTTACCCTAATTCTAGGGCTGCACAAGATATATTAAACTTAACTAAAGAAATAGAAAACAAACTATTTTTAAATCAAAAGCTAGTTCAGGAAACTCTGTGA
- a CDS encoding virulence factor produces the protein MNNKQNMTNDFIKIVKDVEKDFPELDIKMRVHKEKVTFLNSPLELYHKSISVILNLLNQIQISLGLFPDSPIVEQLEHNNLKLKKALIMLILSRKDMFSKAE, from the coding sequence ATGAATAATAAACAGAATATGACTAACGATTTCATTAAAATTGTAAAAGATGTTGAGAAAGATTTTCCAGAACTAGATATAAAAATGAGAGTACATAAAGAAAAAGTCACATTTCTGAATTCTCCTTTAGAACTCTATCACAAAAGTATCTCAGTTATTTTAAACCTACTAAATCAAATACAGATATCTTTAGGATTGTTCCCTGATTCTCCAATAGTCGAACAGCTGGAACATAACAATTTGAAGCTGAAAAAAGCTCTGATTATGTTGATTCTGTCAAGAAAAGACATGTTCTCAAAAGCCGAATAA
- the pgp3 gene encoding virulence factor Pgp3 has product MGNSGFYLDNNQNCVFADNIKLGQMQNALQNEEIIIGTTSTPVAAKIKGSDGLTVTVNTATVPAGSTPSVDLSVDKDVLAGVILDKIQTGLVDEIIKNITGSLIQEVIDRIISDPTLALTKAFKNFSISEKIQCNGLFTKYNIGTLFGGTEIGQFTITPDNPNSMFLISADIIASRMEGTVVLALVRNGDTAPCAVSYGYSSGTPNVCSLKAAISNPGTGPVTFSLRVGGMESGVVWVNALANGDPILETTTTSNISFLEVKQQING; this is encoded by the coding sequence ATGGGTAATTCAGGTTTCTATTTAGACAACAATCAAAATTGTGTTTTTGCGGACAATATTAAACTTGGTCAGATGCAAAACGCATTGCAAAACGAAGAAATCATAATCGGAACAACCTCTACACCTGTAGCAGCAAAAATTAAAGGTTCCGATGGACTTACTGTAACTGTAAATACTGCTACAGTGCCTGCAGGTTCCACTCCATCTGTAGATCTATCCGTAGACAAGGATGTTCTCGCCGGAGTAATTTTAGACAAAATCCAAACAGGTCTTGTTGATGAGATCATAAAAAATATAACAGGCAGCTTAATACAAGAAGTTATCGACAGAATAATCTCAGACCCGACCTTAGCTCTAACAAAAGCATTCAAAAACTTCTCTATATCGGAAAAAATTCAATGCAATGGTTTATTTACTAAATACAATATCGGCACACTTTTTGGTGGGACCGAAATAGGTCAATTTACCATTACTCCTGACAATCCTAACAGCATGTTTCTAATTTCAGCCGATATCATAGCATCTAGAATGGAAGGAACGGTTGTTTTAGCTCTGGTACGAAATGGTGACACTGCACCTTGTGCTGTAAGTTATGGTTACTCTTCAGGGACTCCTAATGTCTGTTCATTAAAGGCTGCTATTAGTAACCCAGGCACAGGTCCTGTTACGTTTTCATTACGTGTAGGAGGTATGGAAAGCGGAGTTGTGTGGGTTAACGCTTTAGCAAACGGAGATCCTATTCTCGAAACAACTACAACTTCGAATATATCTTTCTTAGAAGTCAAACAACAAATAAACGGCTAA
- a CDS encoding CT583 family protein has translation MSKLVKEASAFFQKNQENTVKEFQKKEVSLDVFSVSLSNDEQEQIESLIVSKHSKLDEEYNNGLASIKLLTGQIKSIQKQHVLLIGEKIYKVREILKRMNSPETTFSAWINFVFHTKSSAYNALGYYELFISLPDKETKSLFQSIPYKTAYLLASRRGSVKDKVKVLGKIGGMSNTSAIDVLNKFLPSLRNLQSESLINFENKNKLLSEKLMEALKIVCSGLELSEYNKNLLQQLLESTLGVNSGC, from the coding sequence GTGAGTAAATTAGTCAAAGAAGCTTCAGCATTTTTTCAGAAAAATCAAGAAAACACGGTAAAGGAATTTCAAAAAAAAGAAGTTTCCTTAGATGTTTTTTCTGTGTCATTGAGTAATGATGAACAAGAACAGATCGAAAGTCTGATAGTCAGTAAACACAGTAAGTTGGATGAAGAATACAATAATGGTCTAGCATCTATCAAATTACTAACAGGGCAGATCAAATCCATACAAAAGCAACACGTACTTTTAATTGGAGAAAAAATTTACAAGGTAAGAGAAATTCTTAAAAGAATGAATTCACCTGAGACTACTTTCTCAGCATGGATTAACTTTGTATTTCATACGAAATCTTCTGCTTACAATGCTTTAGGTTATTACGAATTATTCATAAGCCTCCCAGATAAAGAGACCAAGTCTTTGTTTCAGTCTATACCATATAAAACTGCTTATTTACTTGCTTCTCGAAGGGGTTCCGTCAAAGATAAGGTTAAAGTTTTGGGAAAAATTGGTGGAATGTCAAACACGTCAGCGATTGACGTGTTGAATAAGTTTCTACCATCATTAAGGAATCTGCAATCAGAATCCTTAATTAACTTCGAGAACAAGAACAAGCTCTTATCAGAAAAGCTAATGGAAGCACTTAAGATAGTCTGTTCAGGACTTGAATTATCCGAGTATAACAAAAACTTGTTACAACAATTGCTTGAGAGCACTCTGGGGGTAAATTCTGGATGCTGA